Proteins found in one Hirundo rustica isolate bHirRus1 chromosome Z, bHirRus1.pri.v3, whole genome shotgun sequence genomic segment:
- the LOC120765823 gene encoding uncharacterized protein LOC120765823 yields the protein MKTGQHNFSSTPVLLQLNLFLFLRSAKAAPCTRCEPAPSRVLETRSRQSGPGAWRGPHSPPLLLPPRLRDGDSQGLLRQSRLPSAAYTDLSQPPPQKPEPGDGRIPVQPPGPASHRPPPSARARTRAGSDPRGAPPPRHLRLRPPAAGTPRRGTRLPGTRAAGAGRERSWAGGARTHPGARSADRRRRSPSGAAGRTESEGAVAGGLRPAPQGQSGGGMAASRPSRRREGREDERADGQPGGGATGRASPPRPQPWPRGEPLPSSASPFPWI from the coding sequence ATGAAGACGGGGCAGCACAACTTCTCTTCCACGCCCGTTCTTCTCCAGCTAAATCTATTCCTCTTTCTCCGCTCTGCAAAAGCCGCCCCCTGTACCCGCTGTGAGCCGGCCCCAAGCCGGGTGTTGGAGACCCGATCTCGCCAATCGGGGCCCGGAGCCTGGCGGGGGCCGCACAgcccgccgctgctgctgccaccacggCTACGAGATGGTGACTCGCAGGGGCTGCTCCGCCAGAGCCGCCTTCCCTCCGCAGCATACACCGACCTTTCCCAGCCGCCACCTCAGAAGCCGGAGCCGGGAGACGGCAGGATCCCCGTCCAGCCGCCGGGCCCTGCTAGCCACCGGCCCCCGCCCTCCGCCCGGGCCCGCACCCGTGCCGGCTCTGACCCGAGGGGCGCCCCTCCACCCCGCCACCTTCGCCTGCGGCCGCCGGCAGCAGGCACGCCGCGGCGGGGAACGCGGCTGCCCGGCACCCGAGCCGCCGGCGCCGGGCGGGAGAGAAGCTGGGCAGGGGGGGCCCGCACTCACCCAGGAGCGAGGAGCGCAGACCGCCGCCGCCGATCGCCGTCAGGGGCCGCCGGGCGCACCGAGAGCGAAGGGGCGGTGGCGGGCGGGCTCCGCCCCGCGCCCCAAGGCCAGAGCGGCGGTGGGATGGCCGCCAGCCGCCCGAGCAGGAGgcgggaagggagggaggacGAGCGAGCGGATGGCCAGCCGGGCGGCGGGGCCACGGGGCGGGCTTCCCCTCCCCGCCCGCAGCCCTGGCCCCGCGGAGAGCCGCTGCCTTCCTCGGCCAgtcccttcccctggatatGA